A region of Reichenbachiella carrageenanivorans DNA encodes the following proteins:
- a CDS encoding di-heme oxidoreductase family protein, whose product MRISVVLLACIVGITSCSTEQDPFEHLKEIGEEMMGGDATVFDMSVNAFGHAAPNLTGTKDLEFVTGNAFFKRNWVTSPASTEDLDGLGPLFNARSCSACHLLDGRGAPPTDAAEEPLGLLFRLSVPDGAGGTKPDTYYGEQFNNHATQTVAPEGKVSVTYEEIKGTYPDGTTYTLRKPKNRFYDLNYGELPADLMVSPRVAPHMVGLGLLEAVDENTLLSFANEQEVNNDGISGRPNYVWDILKGKKTIGRFGWKSNQPSVRQQVAGAFRGDIGITSAMFPEQPCADAQTDCEKVYAENGPELTNGILDRVTLYSATLAVPGRRDWEEPEVLKGKELFGQLNCIACHVPKMTTGSNGEIPEFKNQTIRPYTDLLLHDMGEELADHRPDELATGLEWRTPPLWGIGLIHVVSGHTFLLHDGRARNMEEAILWHGGEAQTSKEAFKNLQKTERENVIKFLESL is encoded by the coding sequence ATGAGAATAAGTGTAGTTTTATTAGCGTGCATAGTCGGAATAACGAGTTGCTCGACAGAGCAAGACCCATTTGAACACCTAAAAGAAATAGGAGAAGAAATGATGGGAGGCGATGCTACAGTATTCGATATGTCTGTCAATGCTTTTGGTCATGCGGCACCCAACCTGACGGGAACAAAAGACTTAGAATTTGTGACGGGCAATGCTTTTTTCAAACGCAATTGGGTCACTTCGCCAGCTTCTACGGAAGACCTCGACGGCTTGGGCCCTTTGTTCAACGCACGCTCATGCTCAGCCTGTCATCTGCTCGATGGCAGAGGTGCACCCCCAACTGATGCTGCAGAAGAACCTCTCGGCCTACTCTTTAGACTCAGCGTACCAGACGGAGCTGGTGGCACAAAACCAGACACCTATTATGGGGAGCAGTTCAACAACCATGCAACACAAACCGTAGCTCCTGAAGGCAAAGTATCGGTAACCTATGAGGAAATAAAAGGTACCTACCCAGATGGCACCACCTATACTCTACGCAAACCAAAAAACAGGTTTTATGATCTCAATTATGGAGAACTACCAGCAGACCTGATGGTCTCACCAAGAGTAGCTCCACACATGGTAGGATTAGGGTTACTAGAAGCAGTAGATGAAAACACACTGCTCTCCTTTGCCAATGAACAGGAGGTCAATAACGATGGGATATCAGGCCGACCTAACTACGTCTGGGACATATTGAAGGGCAAGAAAACTATTGGCCGGTTTGGATGGAAGTCCAATCAACCCTCTGTACGTCAGCAAGTAGCAGGTGCTTTTAGAGGTGATATTGGAATCACTTCTGCCATGTTTCCTGAGCAGCCTTGCGCAGATGCTCAGACTGATTGCGAGAAGGTATACGCTGAAAATGGTCCAGAACTCACCAATGGCATATTAGACCGAGTGACGCTTTATTCTGCTACTTTGGCCGTACCTGGCAGGAGAGATTGGGAAGAGCCTGAGGTACTAAAAGGCAAGGAATTATTTGGGCAGTTGAATTGCATAGCTTGCCATGTACCTAAAATGACTACTGGCAGTAACGGGGAAATTCCCGAATTTAAAAATCAAACCATTAGACCTTACACTGATTTATTGCTACACGACATGGGCGAAGAGCTGGCAGATCATAGGCCAGACGAACTCGCCACTGGACTGGAGTGGCGAACGCCTCCGCTGTGGGGAATCGGGCTTATTCATGTGGTAAGTGGGCACACTTTTTTGCTACACGACGGCCGAGCTAGAAATATGGAAGAAGCCATCCTTTGGCATGGTGGTGAAGCCCAAACGAGTAAAGAAGCATTTAAAAATTTACAAAAAACAGAAAGAGAAAACGTTATTAAGTTCTTAGAATCACTATGA
- a CDS encoding imelysin family protein has protein sequence MKKVFLLPILLGFILWNGCDSSEKSFDRSEILEQVASALILPSYKKLDTELKSLQLSATAFNQNPSTSTLANLKSSLQKARLAWATSETFNFGPVDQLALATQVNFWPVNTIGIEEEITNYDPTKDYKSLLASNKKGFSAIEYLLYQEEEAVTIAAFNNSSRQGLLTFFVEDLLRISTEIHSAWLDNYNQTFITSTGSDVNSSATILANELIMLSEQIKNKKLGEPLGLVSTITADPSIVEAYYAKQSLALIKTNLETMKQTFNGTDGSGFDDFLNALDITYEGQEPLSSTINSQFDKCLTAVAAINGSLQEAINSDASHTEDLYDEMRALIVLLKSDMMSQLSLTVVPGDNDGD, from the coding sequence ATGAAAAAAGTTTTTTTACTCCCTATATTATTAGGTTTCATTTTATGGAATGGGTGCGACTCGTCAGAAAAATCATTTGATCGTAGTGAAATTTTGGAGCAAGTAGCCAGCGCACTAATTCTTCCCAGTTATAAAAAGCTTGATACTGAATTAAAATCATTGCAACTATCTGCAACTGCATTCAATCAAAATCCTTCTACCTCTACCTTGGCCAACCTGAAATCCAGCCTTCAAAAAGCCAGACTGGCTTGGGCTACATCAGAGACTTTCAACTTCGGACCAGTGGATCAATTGGCCTTAGCCACACAGGTCAACTTCTGGCCCGTAAACACCATAGGTATCGAAGAAGAAATCACTAATTATGACCCCACTAAGGACTATAAAAGCTTGCTGGCTAGCAACAAAAAAGGATTCTCAGCAATCGAATATTTGCTTTACCAAGAAGAAGAAGCAGTCACTATTGCTGCGTTCAACAACTCCTCTCGGCAAGGGCTTTTAACCTTTTTTGTAGAAGACTTGCTTCGTATTTCTACAGAAATCCATTCGGCATGGCTCGATAATTACAATCAAACATTTATCACCAGTACAGGCTCGGACGTGAATTCCAGTGCTACCATTCTAGCCAATGAATTGATTATGCTCAGTGAACAAATCAAAAATAAAAAGCTTGGCGAACCACTAGGATTAGTATCTACTATCACTGCTGATCCATCCATAGTAGAAGCCTATTATGCCAAGCAATCTTTGGCGCTAATCAAAACTAATTTAGAAACCATGAAGCAAACATTCAACGGCACAGATGGCTCTGGTTTCGATGATTTTCTAAATGCTTTAGACATCACTTATGAAGGGCAGGAGCCGCTCTCTTCTACTATTAACAGCCAGTTTGATAAGTGTCTGACTGCCGTAGCGGCAATCAATGGTTCATTGCAGGAGGCCATAAATTCAGACGCCAGTCATACTGAGGATTTGTATGATGAAATGCGTGCGCTGATCGTATTACTAAAAAGCGACATGATGTCTCAACTGAGTCTCACTGTAGTCCCAGGCGACAACGACGGTGACTAA
- a CDS encoding RNA methyltransferase — protein MRKLKNEELERHSVEEYKNVEKNEVILILDQVRSLNNVGSAFRTSDAFNIKKIFLCGITGQPPHRDINKTALGATETVEWEHVESTLEVIQKLKGEGWVILAVEQAESSLMLDKFEPKSDEKYAFIFGNEVFGVEQEAVSASDHCLEIPQFGTKHSLNISVTIGVVLWHYVSHVK, from the coding sequence ATGCGGAAACTAAAAAACGAAGAGTTGGAGCGTCACTCTGTAGAAGAATACAAAAATGTAGAGAAAAATGAAGTGATTTTGATCCTGGATCAAGTGCGGAGTCTCAATAACGTGGGGTCGGCATTTAGGACTTCCGATGCCTTCAATATCAAGAAAATATTTCTCTGTGGTATCACAGGTCAGCCACCACATCGAGACATCAACAAGACGGCACTGGGAGCCACAGAGACCGTAGAGTGGGAGCATGTGGAAAGCACATTAGAGGTTATTCAAAAATTGAAAGGCGAAGGGTGGGTCATTTTAGCAGTAGAGCAAGCCGAGAGCAGTCTGATGCTCGATAAGTTTGAACCCAAGTCAGATGAGAAATATGCTTTTATATTTGGCAATGAAGTTTTTGGTGTAGAGCAAGAAGCAGTAAGTGCTTCAGACCATTGCCTAGAAATACCTCAATTCGGTACTAAGCATTCGCTCAATATCTCAGTAACGATAGGTGTGGTACTGTGGCATTACGTCTCTCATGTGAAGTAA
- the mutS gene encoding DNA mismatch repair protein MutS, which translates to MKQYNAIKVKHPDALLLFRVGDFYETFGADAVKASKILDIVLTKRANGSASHIELAGFPHHSLDTYLPKLVRAGNRVAICDQLEDPKSVKGIVKRGVTELVTPGLTLNDNVLDQKKNNYLASVAFGKDIHGIAFLDLSTGEFMVSTGDLSYIDKMIQGFSPSEVIYCKKNREQFTNQFGEDFNTFCLEEWIYGFDFGYEKLNTHFKTKNLKGFGIEDSKEGICAAGAILFYLEETEHKEISHISAISRIDTDKYVWLDKFTIRNLELVYAQQSDGVPLLHVMDDTQTPMGARLLKKWMVLPLKEKAEIEARLNVVEALIDDPETSEQVLSHLQQIGDVERLVSKVAALRINPRELLHLKKALKNIAPIKAILESTPNEHFKKFGDKLNPCTQLIEKIDLNLKEELPLNATQGNIIQDGIDTELDELRKIAFSGKDYLLQIQEREKERTGISSLKIAYNRVFGYYLEVSNAHKDKVPQEWIRKQTLVNAERYITEELKTYEEKILTAEDKLSSIELRLFNELVTFTADYVAEIQNNARNIAQIDCLLSFGQVAIKQNYCRPSINNERAIDIKEGRHPVIETQLPTGEEYISNSVFLDDISQQIMIITGPNMAGKSALLRQTALIVLMAQMGAYVPAAYAKIGIIDKVFTRVGASDNLSKGESTFMVEMTETASILNNLSENSLVLMDEIGRGTSTYDGVSIAWSIVEHLHNHPKCHAKTMFATHYHELNQIAEDFPRVKNFNVSVKELDNRVIFMRKLKEGGSQHSFGIHVAQMAGMPNGVVIRANEILQHLEKDKIKEQHDEKIESLPKNNFQLSMFESDPHFEEVLGLLNRLDVNTISPVEALLKLNEIKTILKGKK; encoded by the coding sequence ATGAAACAGTATAATGCCATCAAGGTAAAACACCCTGATGCGTTACTATTATTTCGTGTTGGAGATTTCTACGAGACTTTTGGAGCTGATGCCGTAAAGGCCAGCAAAATCCTCGACATCGTACTCACGAAGCGAGCCAATGGATCGGCATCACACATCGAATTAGCCGGTTTCCCTCATCATTCGCTAGACACCTATCTCCCAAAACTTGTGCGAGCAGGCAATAGAGTGGCTATTTGTGATCAACTCGAAGACCCCAAATCGGTCAAAGGTATTGTGAAGCGTGGAGTAACTGAACTCGTCACACCTGGGCTCACACTCAACGACAATGTACTAGACCAGAAAAAAAACAATTACCTAGCCTCTGTGGCCTTTGGCAAAGACATTCATGGCATTGCTTTTTTAGACCTTAGTACTGGTGAGTTTATGGTTTCGACAGGAGACCTCTCCTACATCGACAAGATGATTCAGGGTTTTAGCCCATCAGAAGTTATTTATTGTAAAAAGAATAGAGAGCAGTTTACGAACCAGTTTGGTGAAGACTTCAATACTTTTTGTCTGGAAGAATGGATTTATGGGTTTGACTTCGGCTACGAAAAACTCAATACGCATTTCAAAACCAAAAATCTGAAAGGTTTCGGGATTGAAGACTCCAAAGAAGGTATCTGTGCTGCTGGTGCCATTCTATTTTATCTGGAAGAGACTGAGCACAAAGAAATCAGCCATATATCAGCTATATCAAGAATAGACACCGACAAATATGTCTGGCTCGACAAGTTTACCATTCGCAACTTGGAGCTGGTCTATGCCCAACAGTCGGACGGGGTGCCGCTGCTTCATGTCATGGACGACACCCAGACCCCTATGGGTGCACGATTGCTCAAAAAATGGATGGTATTGCCACTTAAAGAAAAAGCGGAAATAGAAGCTCGCCTCAATGTGGTAGAAGCACTGATCGATGACCCCGAAACCTCCGAACAAGTACTCTCTCATCTCCAACAAATCGGCGATGTGGAGCGATTGGTGTCTAAAGTAGCGGCACTCAGGATCAACCCACGAGAGCTGCTTCACCTCAAAAAAGCGCTGAAAAACATAGCTCCAATCAAAGCGATATTAGAAAGCACACCAAACGAGCACTTCAAAAAATTTGGCGACAAACTCAACCCTTGCACTCAGCTGATCGAAAAAATTGATCTTAACCTAAAAGAAGAGCTACCACTCAATGCCACACAGGGCAATATCATCCAAGACGGCATAGATACAGAACTGGACGAACTGAGAAAGATCGCCTTTTCTGGCAAAGACTATTTGCTACAAATCCAAGAAAGAGAAAAAGAACGTACAGGCATCTCTTCTTTAAAAATCGCTTACAACAGAGTATTTGGCTACTATTTAGAAGTATCCAATGCGCATAAAGACAAAGTACCTCAGGAATGGATCCGAAAACAGACTTTAGTGAATGCGGAACGATATATCACCGAAGAACTAAAGACCTACGAAGAAAAAATCCTAACCGCAGAAGACAAACTAAGCAGCATCGAACTCCGATTGTTTAATGAACTGGTAACCTTCACTGCCGACTACGTAGCCGAAATTCAAAACAACGCTAGAAACATTGCGCAGATCGATTGTCTTTTGTCTTTTGGACAAGTAGCGATCAAGCAAAATTATTGTCGCCCATCTATCAACAACGAGCGAGCCATCGACATCAAAGAAGGTCGTCATCCAGTGATCGAAACCCAATTGCCTACTGGCGAGGAGTACATCTCCAACTCTGTGTTTTTGGATGATATCTCTCAGCAGATCATGATCATCACTGGGCCTAACATGGCAGGTAAGTCCGCCTTACTTCGTCAAACCGCTCTGATTGTACTGATGGCACAAATGGGTGCTTACGTACCTGCAGCTTACGCTAAAATCGGCATCATCGATAAAGTGTTTACCCGTGTAGGTGCGTCAGACAACCTATCTAAAGGCGAATCTACTTTTATGGTAGAGATGACCGAAACCGCCAGTATTCTCAACAATCTGAGCGAAAATAGCCTTGTGCTAATGGATGAAATCGGACGAGGCACCAGCACCTATGACGGCGTATCAATCGCTTGGTCTATCGTAGAGCATTTGCACAATCATCCAAAGTGCCATGCCAAGACCATGTTTGCCACGCACTATCATGAACTCAATCAAATTGCCGAAGATTTTCCTAGGGTCAAAAATTTCAACGTGTCTGTAAAAGAATTAGACAATCGAGTCATTTTTATGAGAAAGCTCAAAGAAGGAGGCAGCCAACACAGTTTTGGTATCCATGTGGCTCAGATGGCAGGTATGCCCAATGGAGTGGTCATTCGTGCCAACGAAATTCTGCAGCATTTGGAAAAGGATAAAATCAAGGAACAACACGATGAAAAGATCGAATCCTTGCCTAAAAACAATTTCCAGCTGAGCATGTTTGAGAGTGATCCCCACTTCGAAGAAGTCTTAGGTCTACTCAATAGACTAGACGTAAATACCATTTCTCCCGTTGAGGCATTGCTCAAACTCAATGAAATAAAGACAATACTGAAAGGGAAAAAATAA
- a CDS encoding energy transducer TonB: MKLIHIILALFLTTSLSSYTSLAQGDDTVYSLADKQPVYPGGMAAFFRYIETNLQYPVAAQAKGVEGRVFVEYIVEKNGKISGAKILKGLNNECDQEAIRLISNTATWAPGEIDGKKVRVKMALPLHFKLPK, from the coding sequence ATGAAACTAATTCATATCATACTGGCTCTTTTTTTAACTACTTCTCTCTCTAGCTATACTAGTTTGGCACAAGGAGACGATACGGTTTATTCATTGGCTGACAAACAGCCTGTATATCCAGGAGGGATGGCAGCTTTTTTTAGATACATCGAAACCAACTTACAGTATCCTGTAGCGGCTCAAGCCAAAGGGGTAGAAGGGCGAGTATTTGTAGAATATATAGTCGAAAAAAATGGTAAAATATCTGGAGCTAAAATACTCAAAGGTCTGAATAATGAATGTGATCAAGAAGCGATTCGACTCATCAGCAATACTGCAACATGGGCTCCTGGAGAAATTGATGGTAAGAAAGTACGCGTAAAAATGGCGCTTCCTTTGCATTTCAAATTGCCGAAGTAA
- a CDS encoding LytR/AlgR family response regulator transcription factor, protein MKVLIIEDEKFAQEELKRFLARVEDYKIEVLDALESVEDAVEWFDTNEEPDLVFMDIQLSDGLSFEIFNQRNITCPVVFTTAFENYAIRAFKVNSVDYLLKPIEEGSLKGALDKYNAIKNKFVEPKQPVLNALQVEKLLNLSMEAVEFKKRFIIKTGDRLRHVSVEDIAYFYSENDYTYLVAKENAKFIIDYKLDELVDLLDPNDFFRLSRKFITNIHSVKVVNKYFNSRLEVVLDPEPKDQILISRVRVPEFLSWLER, encoded by the coding sequence ATGAAGGTGCTAATTATTGAAGATGAAAAATTTGCGCAAGAAGAACTTAAACGTTTTTTGGCGCGAGTGGAAGATTATAAAATTGAAGTGTTAGACGCTCTGGAGTCCGTAGAAGATGCTGTGGAGTGGTTCGATACTAATGAAGAGCCAGACTTGGTCTTCATGGATATTCAACTGTCTGATGGCTTAAGCTTTGAAATTTTCAATCAAAGAAATATTACTTGTCCAGTGGTTTTTACCACGGCTTTCGAAAATTACGCCATTCGTGCCTTCAAGGTAAATAGTGTGGACTATCTACTCAAGCCCATCGAAGAAGGCAGCTTAAAAGGGGCGCTCGACAAGTACAATGCCATCAAAAATAAGTTTGTAGAGCCCAAACAGCCCGTATTGAATGCACTACAGGTAGAAAAACTACTCAACCTGAGCATGGAAGCTGTAGAATTTAAAAAACGATTTATTATCAAAACGGGGGATCGATTGCGACATGTATCGGTAGAAGATATTGCTTATTTCTATTCGGAAAACGATTATACTTATCTTGTAGCGAAAGAAAATGCTAAGTTCATCATTGATTACAAACTGGATGAACTCGTAGATTTATTGGATCCCAATGATTTTTTCCGTCTTTCGAGAAAGTTCATCACCAATATTCACTCGGTAAAAGTGGTAAACAAATACTTCAACAGTAGACTAGAAGTGGTGCTCGACCCAGAACCCAAAGATCAAATTCTTATTAGCAGGGTGAGGGTTCCCGAATTTTTGAGTTGGCTTGAAAGATAA
- a CDS encoding sensor histidine kinase, producing MKQLLMTKKLRIPSTYSNTRFNYWRWLSILIMGLGTQFFVDFIYSLFYEEYGLRFQVQEYAIAIVIAFIILEGVRWINRRLERYLPWVENISKRFFAQLSSNSLFVVVAVTGLKFLFDKLLGIPNVRPMFDDVVVITTTFSITVIVVSIEMGVYFLNRWRRSMVELERFKKSSLEFRHEMLKTQVNPHFLFNSLNTLSSLVYSDPESAYHFIRQLASVYRNVLEHRNKGLVTIEEELKATSSYIDLMRLRFGDKLNLQFNISEDKNFHQVPPLMLQLLIENAIKHNVVSEKYPLSLWITLEDDQIVIKNTLRLKTSKGYSSKIGLDNICSHYDIVTDKKVVIEQTEEFFTVKIPLLDPDYEGANY from the coding sequence ATGAAACAATTATTAATGACTAAAAAACTGAGAATTCCGAGCACCTATTCCAATACCAGATTCAATTATTGGAGATGGTTGAGCATTCTTATTATGGGGTTAGGTACCCAGTTTTTTGTAGATTTTATCTATAGCCTTTTTTATGAAGAGTATGGTTTAAGGTTTCAAGTTCAAGAATACGCCATTGCCATTGTTATTGCATTTATCATCCTCGAAGGAGTGAGATGGATCAATCGTCGACTAGAACGATACTTGCCTTGGGTGGAAAATATATCTAAAAGATTTTTTGCGCAACTCAGTTCTAATAGCCTTTTTGTGGTGGTAGCAGTGACGGGCCTTAAGTTTTTGTTCGATAAACTGCTGGGTATCCCCAATGTGAGACCAATGTTCGACGATGTAGTGGTGATCACTACTACTTTTTCGATTACGGTGATAGTGGTTTCTATCGAAATGGGCGTTTATTTTCTCAATCGTTGGCGCAGATCCATGGTGGAGTTGGAAAGGTTTAAAAAATCTAGTTTGGAATTTCGTCACGAGATGCTCAAGACACAGGTCAATCCCCATTTTTTATTTAATAGCCTCAACACACTCTCTTCGCTTGTATATTCCGACCCCGAATCGGCATATCATTTTATTCGTCAGTTGGCTAGCGTCTATCGAAATGTACTAGAACATAGAAATAAAGGACTGGTGACGATAGAAGAAGAACTAAAGGCGACCTCTTCGTATATAGATTTGATGCGATTGCGGTTTGGAGATAAACTCAATTTACAATTCAATATTTCTGAAGACAAAAACTTTCATCAAGTGCCACCACTTATGCTGCAGCTATTGATAGAAAATGCTATTAAACACAATGTGGTGTCGGAAAAATACCCACTCTCTTTATGGATTACATTGGAGGACGACCAAATTGTGATTAAAAACACACTTCGGTTAAAAACCTCTAAAGGTTACTCATCTAAGATTGGATTGGATAATATTTGCAGTCATTATGATATAGTGACGGACAAAAAAGTCGTTATCGAACAGACAGAAGAATTTTTTACGGTCAAAATTCCATTACTGGATCCTGATTATGAAGGTGCTAATTATTGA
- a CDS encoding T9SS type A sorting domain-containing protein, with the protein MKALKLLVIAILTLTTAALANVNEVGKKESAEINAQIFSQSNDLIYVQLDNPADNKVKIVITDMDGVLLHNETIKKDLKVLKRFDVSNLPSGLYSYKVSSDSYTIVKKIEKK; encoded by the coding sequence ATGAAAGCTTTAAAATTATTAGTGATCGCCATCTTGACACTTACTACTGCAGCTTTGGCAAATGTGAACGAAGTAGGTAAGAAAGAAAGTGCTGAAATAAACGCACAAATCTTTTCTCAAAGCAATGATCTGATATACGTGCAGTTGGATAACCCTGCAGATAATAAAGTGAAAATCGTTATTACTGATATGGATGGAGTACTCCTACACAATGAGACCATCAAAAAGGATTTGAAAGTTTTGAAAAGGTTTGATGTGTCAAACTTACCTTCAGGATTGTATTCGTATAAAGTGTCTAGTGATTCCTATACGATTGTTAAAAAAATTGAAAAGAAGTAA
- a CDS encoding T9SS type A sorting domain-containing protein gives MKASLKFLVVVVFATVANVALANVDKANEEKSAEVKAQIFSAKKDMIYVQLEKAGKGKVIIEISDLQGHILHYEAVKDKTKVLKRFDISNLPAGAYIYEVSNDYYSLRKKIEKE, from the coding sequence ATGAAAGCTAGTTTAAAATTCTTAGTAGTTGTCGTATTCGCGACTGTTGCAAATGTAGCTTTGGCCAATGTGGACAAAGCGAATGAGGAAAAGAGTGCTGAAGTAAAAGCACAGATTTTCTCTGCTAAAAAAGATATGATCTATGTGCAGCTTGAAAAAGCTGGAAAAGGAAAAGTCATCATTGAAATTTCCGACCTGCAAGGCCATATACTTCATTATGAAGCCGTAAAAGATAAAACCAAAGTTCTGAAAAGATTCGATATCTCGAACCTTCCTGCAGGAGCCTATATCTACGAGGTGTCTAATGATTATTATAGCCTGAGAAAGAAAATCGAAAAGGAATAA
- the recJ gene encoding single-stranded-DNA-specific exonuclease RecJ, which yields MIKEWILKPQPEADQIKRLQNQLHLHEALCALLIQRDIKNIEEAKAFFRPELTSLHDPFLMKGMDIAVERLTQAIVNEEKILIYGDYDVDGTTSVALVYNFLMELSPNVFTYIPDRYTEGYGVSRKGIQWAIDHNVNLLITLDCGIRAVENIQFATNHNINVIICDHHLPGDVLPSAIAILDPKQSDCTYPYDELSGCGIGYKLLEAFSIQNGIDHNKLLNLLDLVAVSIASDIVPVTGENRLLAWFGMKKLNNSPLPGFAALIEKAGMRTPLSISDVVFGIGPRINAAGRIGHAKTALDLLTQPTKEDAYVFAEKLNLENQERRNYDESITTTALEMIKEDGQVEKNSTVLYKKDWHKGVIGIVASRCIEHYYKPTIIMTESNGQITGSARSVNGFDIYQALDKCRGHLIQFGGHKYAAGLTMTPEKLNDFKIAFEHSVSELIEEKQKTPILDIDLEIDLEDIDFKLFSVLKQMGPFGPKNMQPTFCSRNVILKKEARVLKEKHLKLFVSQAGTTNNFDAIGFGMGHFHNQLDTPFDIVYTLEENHYMGQTTLQLMLKDIRV from the coding sequence ATGATAAAGGAATGGATATTAAAACCTCAGCCAGAAGCAGATCAAATTAAAAGACTTCAAAATCAACTTCATCTCCATGAAGCTCTTTGTGCATTATTGATACAGAGAGATATTAAAAACATAGAAGAGGCTAAGGCTTTCTTTAGGCCAGAGCTAACTAGTCTACACGATCCCTTTCTAATGAAAGGTATGGACATCGCAGTAGAACGACTGACCCAAGCCATCGTTAATGAAGAGAAGATACTGATCTATGGCGACTATGATGTAGATGGCACAACTAGTGTCGCATTGGTTTACAACTTCCTAATGGAACTATCACCAAATGTCTTTACATATATCCCTGATCGATATACGGAAGGGTATGGTGTTTCCCGAAAAGGAATACAATGGGCTATAGACCATAACGTCAACTTACTGATTACATTAGACTGCGGCATACGTGCGGTGGAAAATATTCAATTCGCCACTAATCATAATATCAACGTTATTATCTGCGATCACCATTTGCCTGGGGACGTGCTCCCTTCTGCCATTGCGATACTCGACCCTAAGCAATCTGATTGTACTTACCCTTACGATGAATTGTCTGGCTGTGGCATCGGTTACAAACTGCTTGAGGCCTTTTCTATTCAAAATGGCATAGACCATAATAAACTGCTCAACTTACTCGATTTGGTAGCTGTGAGTATAGCATCAGACATAGTGCCTGTAACTGGAGAAAATAGACTGCTTGCTTGGTTTGGGATGAAGAAACTCAACAACTCTCCTCTGCCTGGCTTTGCTGCACTTATAGAAAAAGCAGGTATGCGAACACCTCTAAGTATCTCTGACGTGGTGTTTGGTATAGGCCCTCGAATTAATGCTGCGGGAAGAATAGGTCATGCAAAGACCGCCCTTGATCTGCTGACTCAGCCTACTAAAGAGGACGCTTATGTATTTGCTGAAAAGCTTAACTTAGAAAATCAAGAACGTCGCAACTATGACGAGAGCATTACCACTACCGCTCTGGAAATGATCAAAGAAGATGGGCAAGTAGAAAAGAACAGTACTGTACTATATAAGAAAGACTGGCATAAAGGAGTAATAGGGATTGTTGCCTCGCGATGCATCGAGCATTATTATAAACCTACTATTATAATGACTGAATCGAATGGACAAATCACTGGGTCTGCTCGGTCTGTAAACGGATTTGACATCTATCAAGCACTTGACAAGTGTAGGGGACATTTGATCCAATTTGGCGGACATAAGTATGCAGCTGGATTAACTATGACTCCAGAGAAATTGAATGACTTCAAAATAGCATTTGAACATTCCGTTTCCGAGCTGATCGAAGAAAAACAAAAAACACCAATACTAGACATTGACTTAGAGATCGATTTGGAGGACATAGATTTCAAGTTGTTTAGTGTTTTAAAACAAATGGGACCCTTTGGTCCTAAAAACATGCAGCCTACCTTTTGTAGCAGAAATGTAATTCTCAAAAAAGAGGCACGAGTATTGAAAGAGAAGCACCTTAAGCTCTTTGTCTCACAAGCTGGCACGACCAACAATTTTGATGCAATCGGTTTTGGTATGGGGCATTTTCACAATCAATTGGATACACCGTTTGACATTGTGTATACTTTAGAAGAAAATCACTACATGGGACAAACCACTTTGCAACTTATGCTAAAGGATATCAGGGTGTGA